ACCAAACTCTTGTAGGCTGCCCATGTCAATGTTCCTGGAGAATGTCCTTCTGGATGGCACAGACCCTGACAGCATAGCTTTTCAAGTCAAGATCCTAGAGAAATCTGGGTTCAGTGAGGAGACTTGTATTCCTCCATCTCTCACTTGCTTACCTATAAGAAAGTCACTTTCATTTGCTCTGGAAGAGGTCACAACAGTAATGTTTTCTGCAGTTTCGAATTTGTTTGAGAAACACAACATCAACCCGAGAGCGGTCGATATACTGATTTCTAACAGCAGCTTGTTTTGTCCCACACCATCTCTCAGCACTCTGATAATTAACAAGTTCAGAATGAGGAGCAACATAAAGAATTTCAACTTATCTGGTATGGGATGCAGTGCTGGACTTATAGCAGTTAGTCTAGCTAAGGACTTACTGAGAATTCACAGCAACTCATTGGCTTTAATTGTCAGCACAGAGACCTTAGTTTTAAATTGGTACCAAGGAAAAGTACCATCCATGTTGCTGACCAATTGTTTGTTCCGAATGGGAGGAGCGGCCATGTTAATGTCAAGTCGAAAAAAAGATAAGGGCAGGGCAAAGTATGAGCTGCAACACCTTGTTAGAACAAACAAAGCACAAGATGATCAGTCTCATGCCTGTGTGTTTCAAGATATGGACCCTGAGAACAAACAGGGGATTTCAATATCCAAAGACATACTACATGTTGCTGGAGATGCATTGAAGGCAAACATTGGTGCTCTGGGGCCGATGGTTTTGCCAATTTCAGAGCAGATTCGATATGGGATTTCGATACTCATCCGAAAGATATGGAGCCAAAGGAGGAGGAAGACTCGCATACCGAATTTCAAGAAAGCTTTTGAGCATTTCTGCATACATGCTGGAGGGAGGGCAGTAATACAAGGAATTGAGAGAAACCTGGAGTTAAGAAAAGAAGATGTTGAGGCCTCAAAGATGACTCTGTACAGATTCGGAAATacgtcttcttcttcgttaTGGTACGAGCTGAGTTATATAGAAGCAAAAGGAAAGATGAAGAAGGGAGATAGGGTCTGGCAAATTGCATTTGGGAGCGGCTTCAAGTGTAACAGTGCGGTTTGGAAGTGTGTTGCCAAAGTGGGtgctgagagagagaatgtgtGGAGAGACATAATCCATTCATATCCTGTAGAGATTCCAAACTAGAGAGACTATTTGATGTAATTTGTTATGGCTAAATTTAGATTTAATACTTTT
The window above is part of the Prunus dulcis chromosome 1, ALMONDv2, whole genome shotgun sequence genome. Proteins encoded here:
- the LOC117613258 gene encoding probable 3-ketoacyl-CoA synthase 21, with product MENRYSGSDLHGVTAKVVDKPHHFHKLLSLSLSLSLSLSLSLSLSLYYIFAGLILMYLIHKRKPKVYLLDFSCYQPPNSCRLPMSMFLENVLLDGTDPDSIAFQVKILEKSGFSEETCIPPSLTCLPIRKSLSFALEEVTTVMFSAVSNLFEKHNINPRAVDILISNSSLFCPTPSLSTLIINKFRMRSNIKNFNLSGMGCSAGLIAVSLAKDLLRIHSNSLALIVSTETLVLNWYQGKVPSMLLTNCLFRMGGAAMLMSSRKKDKGRAKYELQHLVRTNKAQDDQSHACVFQDMDPENKQGISISKDILHVAGDALKANIGALGPMVLPISEQIRYGISILIRKIWSQRRRKTRIPNFKKAFEHFCIHAGGRAVIQGIERNLELRKEDVEASKMTLYRFGNTSSSSLWYELSYIEAKGKMKKGDRVWQIAFGSGFKCNSAVWKCVAKVGAERENVWRDIIHSYPVEIPN